Within the Streptomyces sp. NBC_00554 genome, the region GGTGCACGCCGTACGGGTCACCTCGCCGGAACGCGGCCTCGTACTCCTCACCGCAACCGCCACTGATCCGCTCGCGCGGCCCGGCTTAGCCTCGGCGCCCACCGCGCTCCTGTCCGCACTCATCGGCGTACTGGAGAACGGCGGCGCCTGGGTCATGGACCTGCGGCTCGTGCCGCACTGGCTCATCGCCGGGGCCACACGGTCCGGCAAGTCCACCCTGCTCGCCCGGCTCATCATCCAACTCGCCCCGCAACCCGTCGCCCTGGTCGGCATCGACTGCAAAGGCGGCATGGAACTCGGCCTCTTCGCCGCGCGACTCAGCGCACTCACGACATGCCGACGCGAGGCGGTCGCGGTACTCACCGCACTCGTCATCGACATGCAGGACCGCATGCGCACCTGCCGCTCAGCGGGCGTCCGCTCCATCTGGGAACTGCCCGAGAAGCTGCGCCCCGTACCGGTCGTCGTGATCGTCGACGAATTGGCGGAGCTGTACCTCTCCGACGGCAGGCGCGAGAGCAAGGCAGAGGCGGAACAGTGCTCCACGCTGCTGCTGCGTCTGGCTCAACTCGGCGCCGCACTCGGTATGCACCTGGTCGTCGCCGGACAACGCGTCGGCTCCGACCTCGGCCCCGGCGTCACCGCCCTGCGCGCCCAACTCGGCGGCCGGATCTGCCACCGGGTCAACGATCCCGGCACGGCCGAGATGGCCTTGGGTGACCTCAACAAGGACGCCGTCGTCGTCGCCCAGTCGATTACTGCGGAGGAACAGGGCGTGGCCATATGCACAGGTCCGGAGGGTGGCTGGAGCCGTGCCCGCTCGCACTTGACGACCACTGAAGAGGCCATGGCCACGGCCCGGAAACACGCGGCCATGACTCCGGAACTGCCCGGCGTAGACCGCGCCCTTGCGGCGCTGGAAGGAGACGACAAGTGATCAGCGAAGGTACGGCGTTCACGTTCGCGGTGATCTTCGGGATCATCACCGTCCTCCTTGTCCGCTCCCGCGATGTCCGTGCCTGGGAAGCGGTCTGCGTCGGCCTCTTCGGGGTCTACCTCGGACAGACGCCGGTGGTCTTCACCGTCCACGGACTTCTCACGTGGATGATCAGCGGCTTTTCCCACACCTGAGCAGAGAGGCCTGTACGCCATGTCCATGCGCCGCGTGAGGTGCCCCCACTGCAAGGGCGACGGAGCCCGGAAGACCTGGACCGGACGGCTGCGCCGCTGCCGCGTCTGCCGGGGAACCGGAACCATCCGCTGAGTCCAGACACCACGCCCAACCACGCAAGGGAGCGATCCCCATGACCGACAGCGCGCCACCAACCATCACCCGAGCCGCTTCGGCGGCCCAACCCGGAAGGTCACCACCATCACCCCGGAATTCACCCCGGCTGACAGGCGCGCCGCCCTCGACCGCGCGGCGCGCCTGCGACAGCTCCCCGAAGCAGACCGCGACGCAATACGCATCGCCCAAGACCCCAAGTTCGCACGCTGGTTGGAACAGATCACCGCCACGGGCGGCTGTGCACACCCCGTGCATCTGTCCGGCTCGACGACGGCACACGACTCGGCAACCGGCGAAATCCTCCACCACTACGACACCCGCACCGAACCCGGCGAACGGCTCCTCGTCCGCTGCCGCAACAGACGCTCGACCGTCTGCGCCCCGTGCTCCCGCCTCCACGCAGGGGACACCTTCCACCTCGTCCGCGTGGGCCTGGTCGGAGGCAAGAACGTGCCGGACACCGTCCGCCACCGTCCCCGGCTTTTCATCACACTCACGGCTCCGTCGTTCGGGCCCGTGCATCGAGCTGGGGAACGTTGCCGACCCCGTCGCGACGGCGGACAGTGCGAGCACGGTCGGCCCCTCGGCTGCGGTGCCGTCCACGACGTTACTGATCCCGTGGTCGGCCAACCCGTCTGCGCCGACTGTTACGACTACGTGGCACACGCTCTCTGGCACGCGCATGCGGGCAAGCTCTGGGACCGCTTCGTCATCGGCGTCCGGCGCCAACTCGCCTCGGCGTCCGGCGTGGCACAGTCCCGCTTCCCGGACCATGCGCGGCTGTCCTTCGC harbors:
- a CDS encoding FtsK/SpoIIIE domain-containing protein — encoded protein: MGPIALAFALAALAWVLVLGDLLRRHRPAWHWYLTGYPVAACRVLFTWRKVAMLNDLSVSRRPPRGLLGDLVVKGDPLRPVTPRISFPRATRLGLTATVRLHAGQTPATYLKAADALVHAWKVHAVRVTSPERGLVLLTATATDPLARPGLASAPTALLSALIGVLENGGAWVMDLRLVPHWLIAGATRSGKSTLLARLIIQLAPQPVALVGIDCKGGMELGLFAARLSALTTCRREAVAVLTALVIDMQDRMRTCRSAGVRSIWELPEKLRPVPVVVIVDELAELYLSDGRRESKAEAEQCSTLLLRLAQLGAALGMHLVVAGQRVGSDLGPGVTALRAQLGGRICHRVNDPGTAEMALGDLNKDAVVVAQSITAEEQGVAICTGPEGGWSRARSHLTTTEEAMATARKHAAMTPELPGVDRALAALEGDDK